The sequence CACACAGCAACCGATGCCGACGGACCACGCCCTGCTGATCGCCGAGCGCATCGCCCTCGCCCTGACGATGGCCTACGAAACGCGCTTCGGCAACGACCGCATCCTGCACGGCTTCGTGGTTCCGCACCTGATCATGGTGTCGAGTGAAGGCGAGACCCGCCTGCTCGGCTTCGAGGTCGCCCCGGGCCTGACCCGCCTCGCCGGCGGCGGCGCCTTCAGTACCAGCGTCACCCGCTATCTGGCACCGGAAGCGCTCAGCGCCGGCAGCGCCGAGAAATCCGACGACGTGTTCTCCCTCGGCGTCATCCTCTTCGAGCTGCTCACCTGCCAGCCGCTGCCGCCGCCGACGGCCGAGGGCTACGGCCCGATCGTCGAACGCGCCCAGGTGGCCTCCGAAGGCAGCGCGATTCCGCCTCAGATCGCCAGCCTCATCGCCCGCAGCCTCGCCCCTCGCAGCCAGCGCATCGCCGATGCCGTGACCTGGCACAAGGAGCTGTCGCGGCTGATCGTCGATGGCCAGTTCAACGCCACCACCTTCAACCTGGCGTTCTTCATGCACAACCTCTTCCGCGACGAGATCGAGCGCGAGACGGAGGAGATCGAAGCCGAGAAGACCCTCGAGATTCCGAGCGCGGCCCTCGTCGGCGCCACCCAAAAGATCA is a genomic window of Acidobacteriota bacterium containing:
- a CDS encoding protein kinase, which produces MSTLEEFGPYLLLKKLSEDSLGEAFRAGRVGGEGVEQVVLLRVFNGRNINGGHLWQEVQERTVIQDGLKSPNIGNGVGMGEVRSIPYVAYDYVSGKNLSDLLVAASTTQQPMPTDHALLIAERIALALTMAYETRFGNDRILHGFVVPHLIMVSSEGETRLLGFEVAPGLTRLAGGGAFSTSVTRYLAPEALSAGSAEKSDDVFSLGVILFELLTCQPLPPPTAEGYGPIVERAQVASEGSAIPPQIASLIARSLAPRSQRIADAVTWHKELSRLIVDGQFNATTFNLAFFMHNLFRDEIERETEEIEAEKTLEIPSAALVGATQKITPDVVAAATASAAAATASPPPSAPAATALPDVDLDAEPAEEESGGGKKGLWIGLAAAAALIALAAAGWLYWNRSPGGETIADVAPETAVAAQLPDPALE